Proteins encoded together in one Cicer arietinum cultivar CDC Frontier isolate Library 1 chromosome 4, Cicar.CDCFrontier_v2.0, whole genome shotgun sequence window:
- the NAC35 gene encoding NAC domain-containing protein 79 has product MQKNKEVINKEGKGMEIEGIPLAKEETLPPGFRFHPTDEELITYYLVNKISDSDFSCKAIGEVDLNKSEPWELPGKAKMGQKEWYFFSLRDRKYPTGVRTNRATNTGYWKTTGKDKEIFDNVTSELVGMKKTLVFYKGRAPRGEKTNWVMHEYRIHSKSTYRTNKQDEWVVSRVFRKSVGAKKYPSSNPTRATLNPYNINLEVGPSINMQPQPMMHLGDHSTTHFLYGRNYINTPDLVEVNRVLRSSGVVPLPMQYSNLSSSPLGFTISGLNLNLGGASTQPSTQVHDFSSNMMTTTTTTLGGENHNNNNNLGYGGEVNINANPNGNNRYMGMEHCVDLDNYWPSY; this is encoded by the exons ATGCAA AAGAACAAAGAGGTTATTAACAAAGAAGGGAAGGGGATGGAAATTGAAGGAATTCCTCTTGCAAAAGAGGAAACCCTACCTCCCGGTTTTCGATTTCATCCGACCGATGAAGAACTCATCACTTACTATCTTGTAAACAAGATTTCAGATTCTGAttttagttgcaaagcaattgGTGAAGTAGATCTCAACAAATCTGAGCCATGGGAGCTTCCAG GGAAGGCAAAGATGGGTCAAAAAGAATGGTATTTCTTCAGTCTAAGAGATCGCAAATACCCAACAGGTGTGAGAACTAATAGAGCAACAAACACTGGATATTGGAAAACCACAGGCAAAGACAAAGAGATATTTGACAATGTTACATCTGAATTGGTTGGTATGAAGAAGACTTTGGTTTTTTACAAAGGAAGAGCTCCTAGAGGAGAGAAAACCAATTGGGTCATGCATGAATATCGTATTCATTCAAAATCCACCTATAGGACCAACAAG CAAGATGAATGGGTGGTTAGTAGGGTATTCCGCAAGAGTGTTGGAGCAAAGAAGTATCCTTCTTCAAACCCTACAAGAGCAACATTAAACCCTTACAATATTAACCTAGAAGTTGGCCCTAGCATTAACATGCAACCACAACCAATGATGCATCTAGGAGATCATTCAACTACTCATTTTCTCTATGGAAGAAACTACATCAACACTCCTGACCTAGTTGAAGTCAATAGGGTTCTAAGATCAAGTGGTGTTGTACCATTACCAATGCAATATTCCAATTTATCATCATCACCCTTAGGATTCACCATTTCAGGGCTTAATTTGAATCTTGGAGGAGCATCAACACAACCATCAACTCAAGTGCATGATTTTAGCTCCAACATGATGACTACTACTACTACAACCCTTGGTGGAGagaatcataataataataataatttagggTATGGTGGAGAAGTGAATATTAATGCAAATCCTAATGGAAATAATAGGTACATGGGTATGGAACATTGTGTGGATCTTGATAATTACTGGCCATCTTactga